Genomic DNA from Jejubacter calystegiae:
GACCCTGGCCCGGCGCTGCGGGTTGCAAAGCGTAGCGCCGCTGCTGGGCAAAACTTCGGCGGATGTTTTCCCACGCCGTCTGGGGCAGGGATACACCGAACAGGATCTGAAAGTGCTGAATGAGGGCATTACGCTGCGCGATCAACTGGAGCTGCACTTCTACAGCGGTCGCCGTACCGGCTGGTGTCTGACCCAGAAGCTGGCGCTGCGCAACGCCTGCGGGCAGGTGATCGGCATGGCGGGAATTTCCCATGATTTGCAGGAGGCCAGCGCCCGCCATCCGGCCTGGCAGCAACTGGCGGCCATCGATGACTATATCCGCACTCACTACGGGCGGTCGATCGCCATGGAGGAACTCACCGCGTTGAGCGGTCTGTCGGTGGCGCAGATCGAGCGCTACTGCAAGCGCATCTTCCACCTGACGCCGCGCCAGATGATTCACAAAGTGCGGCTGGAAAAAGCCACCGAACTGCTGGCCAGCGATATGCCGATTACCGATATCGCTCTGCAATGCGGATACACCGATCACAGCGCTTTCAGCCGCCAGTTTAAGGCCA
This window encodes:
- a CDS encoding AraC family transcriptional regulator — translated: MNSAIPNPVVSEEFAPAELSRFCEGLARQRPENIQALLNALALIAPLLNAIPGVVFFVKDCSARYLLANLTLARRCGLQSVAPLLGKTSADVFPRRLGQGYTEQDLKVLNEGITLRDQLELHFYSGRRTGWCLTQKLALRNACGQVIGMAGISHDLQEASARHPAWQQLAAIDDYIRTHYGRSIAMEELTALSGLSVAQIERYCKRIFHLTPRQMIHKVRLEKATELLASDMPITDIALQCGYTDHSAFSRQFKAMTGSTPRDFRLTLGSELSAHF